A single genomic interval of Armigeres subalbatus isolate Guangzhou_Male chromosome 1, GZ_Asu_2, whole genome shotgun sequence harbors:
- the LOC134218047 gene encoding sodium-coupled monocarboxylate transporter 1-like isoform X2, whose translation MLQRQLDDPTTVSNLWNYLTFVAFVVVSALIPIRKRLCSRKVKTKEDYVFGAGHISMLAMMLSIARGTLGVISVLGYPSEFFYRGTAMWETLYGMITAYPIVCFVFIPVYFDLGITSVYQYLELRFNSRLVRCLASGTYILRTLLSLGVTIYTPTVALNTIIGVPYWASLLCITCISIFFNALGGMKAAVAADVIQSLSMTAMLVGIVIYCSVKSGGVDQIIAVGAQHGRMNFFNFAADLHLRVTTTSAWLGELFMSLSLLGCQQNFVQRYLSMPTLRKIRQTMLVNIPLVVVLFSLPWLVGIGIYALYYTCDPLKAGSIEKMDEILPYFIMDYFAKVPGVWGLFVGTLFNGALTLNISNINSLATVTWEDFLTLLPGFRKKTDSYQLTVIKMVGTIYAILILGVGFLVGLLSGVIESSVLVLSATSGPLLGVFILAMFVPFANWKGAAMGMIVSHAVTVWIVTGRMMYVEIYNSLLSTSIDGCVSDAQLLVNSTSYIAVDHMSRVMPLPVPGDSFLYRIYSVSYMYYGVFGTILTVAVGLVFSLATWSSVDAYNTKMLHPAVRWLHERSPFGGKRFGSFDVTKGADKQTPVAKVADKHSVAKVPTKS comes from the exons ATGCTG CAAAGGCAGCTGGATGACCCGACCACCGTGAGCAACCTATGGAACTACCTGACCTTTGTGGCATTCGTAGTGGTGTCTGCACTGATACCGATCCGCAAGCGGCTATGCAGCCGGAAGGTGAAAACCAAAGAGGACTACGTCTTCGGAGCCGGACACATCTCGATGCTGGCGATGATGCTGTCGATTGCGCGGGGCACCCTCGGCGTTATCTCCGTGCTGGGCTACCCGAGCGAGTTCTTCTACCGGGGGACGGCCATGTGGGAAACGCTGTACGGCATGATAACGGCCTACCCGATCGTGTGCTTTGTATTCATTCCGGTGTACTTCGATCTCGGAATCACATCGGTTTATCAGTATCTCGAGTTGAG GTTCAACAGCCGATTGGTACGCTGTCTTGCTTCCGGAACATACATTCTCCGGACGCTCCTCAGCCTGGGCGTCACCATCTATACGCCAACGGTTGCGTTGAACACCATCATCGGCGTCCCGTACTGGGCCTCGCTCCTCTGTATCACCTGCATCAGTATATTCTTCAACGCGCTCGGAGGCATGAAGGCTGCCGTGGCAGCGGACGTGATTCAAAGTCTCAGCATGACCGCCATGCTGGTCGGAATCGTCATTTACTGTAGTGTGAAAAGCGGTGGAGTGGATCAGATCATAGCAGTTGGTGCGCAGCATGGACGCATGAACTTCTTCAACTTTGCGGCCGATCTACATCTTCGGGTCACGACCACTTCAGCTTGGCTTGGCGAGCTGTTTATGTCGCTCAGTCTTCTGGGATGTCAGCAGAACTTTGTGCAGCGATACTTAAGCATGCCAACGCTTCGCAAAATCCGACAGACTATGCTGGTCAACATTCCACTAGTCGTAGTGCTTTTTTCACTGCCTTGGCTTGTCGGAATAGGAATCTACGCTTTATATTACACCTGCGATCCGTTAAAAGCGGGCAGCATAGAAAAAATGGATGAAATTCTACCGTATTTCATTATGGACTACTTCGCCAAAGTGCCGGGAGTTTGGGGCCTCTTTGTTGGAACATTGTTCAATGGAGCACTAACCCTAAATATCTCAAATATCAACTCCCTCGCAACGGTGACTTGGGAAGACTTCCTAACACTACTTCCCGGTTTTCGTAAAAAGACCGACAGTTATCAATTGACTGTGATAAAAATGGTGGGAACTATCTACGCCATCTTAATTTTGGGAGTAGGATTTCTCGTCGGACTACTCTCCGGGGTGATAGAATCTTCGGTGCTGGTTTTGTCAGCAACCTCAGGACCCCTCCTAGGGGTCTTTATCCTCGCAATGTTTGTGCCATTCGCCAACTGGAAAGGAGCTGCCATGGGAATGATCGTATCCCATGCGGTTACCGTGTGGATCGTTACCGGTCGAATGATGTACGTTGAGATCTACAATTCCCTTCTGTCAACCTCCATCGATGGATGCGTTAGCGATGCACAGCTTCTCGTTAACAGCACCTCGTACATCGCAGTGGACCACATGAGTAGAGTGATGCCCTTACCCGTTCCAGGTGATTCGTTCCTATACCGAATTTATTCCGTATCGTACATGTACTACGGGGTGTTCGGAACCATCCTTACAGTAGCAGTAGGTTTAGTATTTAGCTTAGCCACCTGGAGCAGTGTGGATGCGTACAACACGAAGATGCTGCATCCGGCGGTGCGGTGGCTGCACGAACGGTCACCTTTCGGTGGTAAACGGTTCGGGTCGTTTGATGTGACCAAGGGGGCAGACAAACAAACACCAGTCGCCAAAGTAGCAGACAAACATAGTGTAGCGAAAGTTCCCACGAAGAGTTGA
- the LOC134218047 gene encoding sodium-coupled monocarboxylate transporter 1-like isoform X1, whose product MLDNGYSNFQFCGIFVQRQLDDPTTVSNLWNYLTFVAFVVVSALIPIRKRLCSRKVKTKEDYVFGAGHISMLAMMLSIARGTLGVISVLGYPSEFFYRGTAMWETLYGMITAYPIVCFVFIPVYFDLGITSVYQYLELRFNSRLVRCLASGTYILRTLLSLGVTIYTPTVALNTIIGVPYWASLLCITCISIFFNALGGMKAAVAADVIQSLSMTAMLVGIVIYCSVKSGGVDQIIAVGAQHGRMNFFNFAADLHLRVTTTSAWLGELFMSLSLLGCQQNFVQRYLSMPTLRKIRQTMLVNIPLVVVLFSLPWLVGIGIYALYYTCDPLKAGSIEKMDEILPYFIMDYFAKVPGVWGLFVGTLFNGALTLNISNINSLATVTWEDFLTLLPGFRKKTDSYQLTVIKMVGTIYAILILGVGFLVGLLSGVIESSVLVLSATSGPLLGVFILAMFVPFANWKGAAMGMIVSHAVTVWIVTGRMMYVEIYNSLLSTSIDGCVSDAQLLVNSTSYIAVDHMSRVMPLPVPGDSFLYRIYSVSYMYYGVFGTILTVAVGLVFSLATWSSVDAYNTKMLHPAVRWLHERSPFGGKRFGSFDVTKGADKQTPVAKVADKHSVAKVPTKS is encoded by the exons CAAAGGCAGCTGGATGACCCGACCACCGTGAGCAACCTATGGAACTACCTGACCTTTGTGGCATTCGTAGTGGTGTCTGCACTGATACCGATCCGCAAGCGGCTATGCAGCCGGAAGGTGAAAACCAAAGAGGACTACGTCTTCGGAGCCGGACACATCTCGATGCTGGCGATGATGCTGTCGATTGCGCGGGGCACCCTCGGCGTTATCTCCGTGCTGGGCTACCCGAGCGAGTTCTTCTACCGGGGGACGGCCATGTGGGAAACGCTGTACGGCATGATAACGGCCTACCCGATCGTGTGCTTTGTATTCATTCCGGTGTACTTCGATCTCGGAATCACATCGGTTTATCAGTATCTCGAGTTGAG GTTCAACAGCCGATTGGTACGCTGTCTTGCTTCCGGAACATACATTCTCCGGACGCTCCTCAGCCTGGGCGTCACCATCTATACGCCAACGGTTGCGTTGAACACCATCATCGGCGTCCCGTACTGGGCCTCGCTCCTCTGTATCACCTGCATCAGTATATTCTTCAACGCGCTCGGAGGCATGAAGGCTGCCGTGGCAGCGGACGTGATTCAAAGTCTCAGCATGACCGCCATGCTGGTCGGAATCGTCATTTACTGTAGTGTGAAAAGCGGTGGAGTGGATCAGATCATAGCAGTTGGTGCGCAGCATGGACGCATGAACTTCTTCAACTTTGCGGCCGATCTACATCTTCGGGTCACGACCACTTCAGCTTGGCTTGGCGAGCTGTTTATGTCGCTCAGTCTTCTGGGATGTCAGCAGAACTTTGTGCAGCGATACTTAAGCATGCCAACGCTTCGCAAAATCCGACAGACTATGCTGGTCAACATTCCACTAGTCGTAGTGCTTTTTTCACTGCCTTGGCTTGTCGGAATAGGAATCTACGCTTTATATTACACCTGCGATCCGTTAAAAGCGGGCAGCATAGAAAAAATGGATGAAATTCTACCGTATTTCATTATGGACTACTTCGCCAAAGTGCCGGGAGTTTGGGGCCTCTTTGTTGGAACATTGTTCAATGGAGCACTAACCCTAAATATCTCAAATATCAACTCCCTCGCAACGGTGACTTGGGAAGACTTCCTAACACTACTTCCCGGTTTTCGTAAAAAGACCGACAGTTATCAATTGACTGTGATAAAAATGGTGGGAACTATCTACGCCATCTTAATTTTGGGAGTAGGATTTCTCGTCGGACTACTCTCCGGGGTGATAGAATCTTCGGTGCTGGTTTTGTCAGCAACCTCAGGACCCCTCCTAGGGGTCTTTATCCTCGCAATGTTTGTGCCATTCGCCAACTGGAAAGGAGCTGCCATGGGAATGATCGTATCCCATGCGGTTACCGTGTGGATCGTTACCGGTCGAATGATGTACGTTGAGATCTACAATTCCCTTCTGTCAACCTCCATCGATGGATGCGTTAGCGATGCACAGCTTCTCGTTAACAGCACCTCGTACATCGCAGTGGACCACATGAGTAGAGTGATGCCCTTACCCGTTCCAGGTGATTCGTTCCTATACCGAATTTATTCCGTATCGTACATGTACTACGGGGTGTTCGGAACCATCCTTACAGTAGCAGTAGGTTTAGTATTTAGCTTAGCCACCTGGAGCAGTGTGGATGCGTACAACACGAAGATGCTGCATCCGGCGGTGCGGTGGCTGCACGAACGGTCACCTTTCGGTGGTAAACGGTTCGGGTCGTTTGATGTGACCAAGGGGGCAGACAAACAAACACCAGTCGCCAAAGTAGCAGACAAACATAGTGTAGCGAAAGTTCCCACGAAGAGTTGA